A stretch of Meiothermus sp. Pnk-1 DNA encodes these proteins:
- a CDS encoding IS4 family transposase, with product MTGAFLLHPPARPTLSAYARNLPLPYSAQAKLNRLWRYLRHPALQNPWILTRALLPLLSPRAAKGKLLPLLVDWTPLEDGKHQALVAALPLRGRVLVVAFEVCPSSPWPSASRVEARFLYRLTAWVKELGFVPLFLADRGFDATALLKRLKDWGAAFLIRLKGTVSVVSEEGERFVLKARYPRVPAPFSFRAKLKGEVPVHLFLSQEGEEPWYLALSLPEGSFFEPQGYAWRMWIEEGFRDLKGAGLGLDRHLLRTRASLVGWLSLLFLAQVMLVLLGAGLEGRPWLHRLVAHPERQSLFTLGRLALAQPPPGLKGHILRLFHRVLAELAGGRKGGRK from the coding sequence GTGACCGGCGCCTTTCTGCTCCACCCCCCTGCCCGCCCTACCCTCAGCGCCTACGCGCGAAACCTGCCCCTGCCCTACAGCGCCCAAGCCAAGCTCAACCGGCTCTGGCGCTACCTCCGCCACCCCGCCCTGCAAAACCCCTGGATCCTGACCCGGGCCCTGCTCCCCCTCCTCTCCCCCCGGGCGGCAAAGGGCAAGTTGCTTCCCCTGCTCGTGGACTGGACACCCCTGGAGGATGGAAAGCATCAGGCTCTGGTCGCCGCCTTACCCCTGAGGGGGCGGGTCCTGGTGGTGGCCTTCGAGGTGTGTCCCTCCTCCCCTTGGCCCAGCGCAAGCCGGGTTGAGGCCCGCTTCCTTTACCGGCTCACCGCGTGGGTGAAGGAGCTCGGCTTCGTTCCCCTTTTCCTGGCCGACCGGGGGTTTGACGCCACAGCCCTGCTCAAGCGGCTCAAGGATTGGGGTGCGGCCTTCCTCATCCGCCTGAAGGGCACCGTCAGCGTGGTTTCGGAAGAAGGTGAACGCTTCGTGCTTAAGGCCCGGTATCCCCGGGTGCCCGCACCCTTCTCCTTCCGGGCTAAGCTCAAGGGTGAGGTTCCGGTGCACCTGTTCCTAAGCCAGGAGGGGGAGGAGCCCTGGTATCTGGCCCTAAGCCTGCCCGAGGGATCCTTCTTTGAACCTCAGGGGTATGCGTGGCGGATGTGGATTGAGGAGGGCTTCCGGGACCTGAAGGGGGCAGGCTTGGGTCTGGACCGGCACCTTTTGCGGACCCGGGCAAGCCTGGTGGGGTGGCTTTCGCTTTTGTTCTTGGCCCAGGTGATGCTGGTGCTTTTGGGGGCGGGACTGGAAGGAAGGCCTTGGCTCCACCGCTTGGTCGCCCATCCCGAGCGGCAAAGCCTGTTCACCTTAGGCCGTT
- a CDS encoding LacI family DNA-binding transcriptional regulator: MVRLEDVANRAGVSVSTVSRALTRPEMVTPETRRRILEAARALGYAPNQLARSLRKQGSRTIGLIISDILVPFHAEVAKGVEDVASERGFATILCNSGEDPKEEARYLEVLRGFQVKGIIIEPTRGTAQRQRIEALVKGGTRVVEVDRISGARGVTSVLSDNLGGAASAAEYLLGLGHRSFAVIAGDTSITSGKERLAGFQGGLERRGVSLDPRWVFTCANTPEGGYRAARELFARPGLPSALFVQNAQMMSGVLRAVREVGLEIPRQLSVVCFDETQWTPLVSPALTVVAQQAYELGRTAAKIIVKNMEQRAEKQPRVVRLPTQLVVRESCGRPREREEVRETA, translated from the coding sequence ATGGTGCGACTGGAGGATGTGGCGAACCGCGCCGGGGTTTCGGTATCCACCGTGTCCCGCGCGCTGACGCGGCCCGAGATGGTGACCCCCGAGACCCGCAGGCGAATCCTCGAGGCCGCCCGGGCCCTGGGCTATGCTCCCAACCAGCTCGCCCGCAGCCTGCGCAAGCAAGGCTCGCGCACCATCGGCCTGATCATCTCCGACATCCTGGTGCCTTTTCACGCCGAGGTAGCCAAGGGGGTGGAGGACGTAGCCAGCGAGCGCGGCTTTGCTACCATCCTGTGCAATTCCGGTGAGGATCCGAAGGAGGAGGCGCGCTATCTCGAGGTGCTGCGGGGTTTCCAGGTGAAGGGCATCATCATCGAGCCCACCCGGGGTACCGCCCAGCGCCAACGCATCGAGGCCCTGGTCAAAGGCGGCACCCGCGTGGTAGAGGTCGACCGCATCAGCGGGGCCAGAGGGGTCACCTCGGTGCTCTCGGACAACCTGGGGGGAGCCGCGAGCGCCGCTGAGTACCTCTTGGGCTTGGGCCACCGCTCTTTCGCCGTCATCGCCGGCGACACCAGCATCACCAGCGGAAAAGAACGCCTGGCGGGCTTCCAAGGGGGCCTGGAGCGCCGGGGGGTATCCCTGGACCCCCGCTGGGTATTCACCTGCGCCAACACCCCCGAGGGGGGCTACCGGGCCGCCCGCGAACTGTTCGCCCGCCCCGGCCTGCCCTCGGCCCTGTTCGTGCAGAACGCCCAGATGATGAGCGGGGTGCTGCGGGCGGTGCGGGAGGTCGGCCTCGAGATTCCCCGCCAGCTCTCGGTGGTGTGCTTCGACGAGACCCAGTGGACCCCCCTGGTGAGCCCGGCCCTCACGGTAGTGGCCCAGCAGGCCTACGAACTCGGGCGCACCGCCGCCAAGATCATCGTCAAAAACATGGAGCAGCGGGCTGAAAAGCAACCCCGCGTCGTGCGGCTCCCCACCCAGCTGGTGGTGCGGGAGTCGTGCGGGAGGCCCCGCGAGCGAGAGGAGGTGAGGGAGACTGCCTGA